TTGTGATAAGGTTCCATGGTAGAAATTTAAAAGGTCAGCCTCCAGGACTTCTGCCAGACCAGGCATTCTTACGTACGTGCCGAGACTCAGAGCCTGGCCATCTGAGACAAACAGGTCCCTGAAACGTTCCAGGAACTGTTCACCTTGTATCTTAGATATTGCATTAGCTTTAGACAAAGACATAAAAGCCACAGAATTAGCCTCAGATGAAATAACTGTTTGACATGAGGTGTAAAAGCGAAAATACAAAAACGTAAAGGAGTAGTTTGATTTACCAAGACTGTGCGACACATTGAATCCTTCCCTGGCTACAGCTGCAGGTCTGCTGACAACATCCACCCATGACAGACTACAGAAAAGTTGTACAATGATCTTGACCACAAtaccaaatacaacaaagaaaagaaaagaaaaaaaaaaaaaaagaaaaaatgctgGTCTATACACTTACCTTCCATACAAGCTGTGAGCACGGCGCAACCCCATAAGCATACCTGGCACTCCAACAAGTAGACCTGCCTGAGAATAATTCATAACTATAAGAATAAAATCTGAAACATGCAACGATGCTCCTCACCCTGACCTTCCATTACCTTAATCTCAGAAGCATTTTGCAGCATTTCCTCTTTAATTGTTCTTGGTGCAGATCCCTGAAAATTTATCACCCTAGTTTCATTCCTCTGCATGTCATGAATCAACATTACTCCTCCTCTGCAGATAAGATACAGATGAAGGGGTTAGGCCTGGCGTATAGTTCATGGAGATCCTGTCCACAGCACATCAGTCACATACCCACCAACACCTGACACATGTGGATGCACAACACCAAGGCACAGGGCGCCAGCGATTGCTGCGTCCACGCTGGACCCATGATCTCGGAGAACTCCTTCACCGAGTGCCGTGCAGAGCTCATGATCAGACAGCACACCTTTTGGGAGGAcctgcagagcagctgctgTTAGGGTGAATGGTGTAGTCGAGACTAGACTTCGTGGATCTTACGTCACAACGTACCAAACTTGCATCCAGATAAATTCTGACAACCAAAGCAATGGTCACTCCAATGGCAAAGAGAATGCATACGGCACATAGTTGTATGGGCACGCCCTGCCTGCAGCAGTGCTCCTCCCTCTCTTTGAGTTTGGGCAGGCTTTGGTCGAACATATTTGGGCTACCAGGTGACACATCTGTCAACTGGTTCAGATCTGTGGCAGCACCAATGACATTTAAATCTTGATTTAAATGGAAACTGAAGGGATTGATAAGCCAAATCTCTCAGTTTTTCACTCAAAACCTCAGAACTCAAAGAGCATCCCTTTTTTCCTCCTATGACAATGAGCAAATttacttagtttttttttttacaaagagaTAAACTGCAAAATCTAGTCAGCCAAGACTATACACCATTGGTCGCATTTCCACCTGTATCTTCTCACCATGTTTTGTCAAGTCATTGGTAAAGTCATTTGGTGATGAGCCCTCAGCCAACTCGGACGAACTACCAAAACTCTTGTAGCTAAATATTGACTGCttgtttagttttgtttcaGGAAAAACATCCATCCTTGCTGTACTCCCACAAGTACTGAGTTGGCTCGACAACACAGCAGCCCTCCTTATACTACTCCTCCTCCACAAAGTGCACTCCTACTTCAGCAGAAATTGAGCACAGGTGCAATCACCTTCAAACCAATGAGGTCAACATTTGCCTCAGTCAGACTGAGTAGTTCAGTGCCATCGGGACATTCTGTTTTCAA
The Odontesthes bonariensis isolate fOdoBon6 chromosome 3, fOdoBon6.hap1, whole genome shotgun sequence DNA segment above includes these coding regions:
- the LOC142376563 gene encoding glutathione hydrolase 7-like: MDVFPETKLNKQSIFSYKSFGSSSELAEGSSPNDFTNDLTKHDLNQLTDVSPGSPNMFDQSLPKLKEREEHCCRQGVPIQLCAVCILFAIGVTIALVVRIYLDASLVLPKGVLSDHELCTALGEGVLRDHGSSVDAAIAGALCLGVVHPHVSGVGGGGVMLIHDMQRNETRVINFQGSAPRTIKEEMLQNASEIKAGLLVGVPGMLMGLRRAHSLYGSLSWVDVVSRPAAVAREGFNVSHSLANAISKIQGEQFLERFRDLFVSDGQALSLGTYVRMPGLAEVLEADLLNFYHGTLSQEMENEVQANGGVLSREDIGNYSVEVQQPLEGHYKEFIIKVPPPPSAGAALIAALNLIEGFHLRDSIVTENKTSHWIAEALTAALAMTSGLGDPKYNSSVTELLSVMLSKNLTEVLHQRMNYSQNSPTEYSSTIQLLPKELLTGQVVVMGPDDLMVSVASSLSRPFGSGIVTKSGVILNSLVLDFLWPNKTRGQPQTYQTNGVEPGKRPLTFLMPAVMLPAWHKCGTYMALSSSGGQNRLSAITQLLVGVMFQNKEKNDSLSLRFPQLETNQLLVDTKLPDESVSFLQAKGHRS